Part of the Candidatus Bathyarchaeota archaeon genome is shown below.
TTGGCAACGAGCTCCTCATCGCTTCTCCCGATGCTGGCACTGTTCAGTTCTGCAACGTCCTTTACGGCCCTGTCGGGGTCGGAGATGAAGAGGGTCTTAAAGCTGCTGGACCCTCTGGTCCTAGGTGTAAATATCCTGTGACGGGCCGTGGATGTCGTGATTTTGGCCAGGCCCTCAGTGAGCTTCCGGGCGCCGTCGCTCACGATGCCTGCCGCGTGCTGGTCAGCATAATACTCCCGGAGTCTGCTGAATCTAAGGTTGAATAGCATGAGCCCAAGGTATAGGAGCATGCTGAGTCCCCCTACCAAGGCAAGCCCCCCGCCATTCTTTTGATCCCTCTTGCCGTATCGAGCGAACATAGTGGACCGGGAGATGATGTAGAACAGGCTTGGGAGGACGCTAATGAGCATGGTAACCTGGACATCTCGGTGCTTAATGTGGCCCAGCTCATGGGCTAGGACAGCCTCCACCTCCTCTCCTTCAAGGCTCGTAAGAAGCCCCTCCGTAATTGCAACGTGGTTCCCGGTGAGGGGGGACCCGTACGCGAAGGCGTTGGGGATGCGCATCTTGGAGATCATCAGCTTTGGCGTCTTGATTCCGGAACGTGTTGATAGATCCTCAAATGTGCTGTGGAGCCAGGGATTTTCAATGGGATCGAGCTTGCGCACCCTATAGAGGGCGTTGACAAGATAGGGGGCCAATAACCACTGGGCCGCGTTGAACAAAATAACCATGGTGGCGAGTGAATAAACGTTCAGCCCCCCTGAGTAAGCGAGAAGGGTAGCCATTCCGATAGTAGAAACCCCTATAATGAGTGCAAGGGTTCCAAGCATAGATAGGCGTAGCTTTATGAGATTCAACCTTTATCCCGTAATAATACCCGCTGATCCCTGAATATAAACAAAAGGGTGAGCAATGAACGTGCTTGGTTACATCCTCTCCGGGGGAGCTATGCCTAGAGTCTGGAGAGAGTTCCTGATTGTGATTCGGGTCGCCTCCACCAGCATGAGCCTTGCGCCGACAAGCCCTGGGTTCTCAGCCTTGAGGACAGGGTGCGCGGCGTAGAAGCTGTTGAATTTATCAGAGAGATCGTTGACGTACGCAGTGATATTCATGGGCTTTAGCTCGTTAGCGGCGTCTATGAAGACCTCAGGGAACCGGGCAAGAGCTAGGGTTAGCTCTTTCTCCTGGCGTGCGTAGAGGCTCTTGTAGTCGGGCTTAGGCCAGTCCCCTGCCTTTTTCAGTATGTTGCACGCGCGGGCGTGGCTGTATTGGATGTAGGGAGCGCTGTTGGTTTCGAAGTTGAGGGCCTTCTCCCAGTCAAATGTAACTGTCTTCATGGGATCAATGCTGAGGAGTGTGTACTTGATGGCTCCATGCCCCACTATTCTGGCGATCTCCTCCTTATGTTCTACCGAAAGATGGGGTGAACGGACGTCAACAACCTCGTAGGCTAGTTTCTCGGCCTTCTCCACAATCTTGCTGAGGACAACGTACCTGCCGAGGCGTCCGCTCATCTTGATCCCTGGGAGGTTGACAAGCTCGTAGGCGTAATGGCGGAGGTTGTCCCCCATCTTGAGCCTGCCCATTGCGGCCAGGGCAATCCTAAGCTGGAGCTGTGCAAGCCTCTGCTCTGAGCCAATGACGTTGATGTCTCTGTCCACCAAGTTGAACTTCCAGATGTGGTATGCCATGTCCCTTAGGGTGTAGAGGGTGGTGCCGTCACTCCTAATCAGGACGAGGCGGGGGATCTCGTGCTCCGAGTTTAGCCCCCAGCGCTCCTTGAGGCATAGGTCATTGGCGATCCTGTCGCAGTCGAAAATGAGGGCCCCTTCATCCATGAAGGCATAAGGGGTGCCCTTGAGCTCATCGAGGACTTCGTCTGCTGCTTTCTTCCAGACGAGGTCGCTCTCGAAATCGAATGAGTCGAAGCCGATCCCTATCTCGCCGAGGCTAGTCTCAAAGCCTTTGAGACAGTAGCCCACCACTTTCCTGACGTCCTTGGTGGTCGTTGGCTCGTTGTTTTCATATGCAGTGTTAAGGGCCACGATCTCGGCGTTAGTGTCATTAATTTTAGGGAGTTTCTCGGCAAGGGTATCATAGACTTTTGGATATCTCTTTCGGAGCTCTTCTGCGGCTTTCCGGTATTCTTCTTGCTCCCTCTGGAGCTTGGCGAGCTCATGTACCAAACCCCTCCGCTCTGCTTCATCGATTTTTCCACTGAGTCTAATCGTCTCGTTGATGACATTGACGCTGGCGTAGATGGTACCCACCCATAGTTCGGCTCTCCCCTCCGGCTCTGGCTTCCCCATAAGTTTCCACCCGTACGTGGTCATGGCTACTTGGCGTCCCATATCGTTGACGAGAAAGTGGGCAAGGACCTCATGGCCCTGGCGCCTAAGGATCTCGGCGATGCAGTCACCAAGGATGCTGTTCCGGGCGTTCCCGATGTGAAGTGGAGCGTTAGGATTAGCACTGGTATGCTCCACCATTACCCTAATGGGTTCCTGGGTTTTAACGAAGCCATACTCTTCATCTCCCTCAACTATAGTTCCTAGGACGAGCCCAGCAAATCTCCCCACATCCACCTTGAAGTTGAGGTAACCCCCGACGGCTTCCGCTGATTCAATAAGGCCCGAAAGAGAGGCGTCGATCTTCTCTACAATACCCTGGGCTATCTCCTGGGGGCTCAGCTTGAGTGTCCTAGCGAGCTGAAAGCACACTGGTGATGATAGCTCCCCCATCTCGAGGTCGGGTGGAGGGGAATACTTTGCTTTTGGGAGCTTTGTCCCAGGGTACACTTCTATTATAGCCTTTTCAATAAGTCCTTGACACTCTTCTCTCAGCTTGGCTAGGGGATTTTCCATGGTTTTCCCTTCAGTATTCCAGTAAGGCGAGCGGAGATGAGCTTAAAATGGGTTTTGCTCTGAGTGTTATAACCCAGCGTAGCATGAAAAATCGCAGGTACGACTAGAGAAATTATTTAAAAAAAGGGTCGAAGGTTATGTTATCTCTAAGACTAGAAATATCTTGCCAACAGGCCCCTGAGGGCTTCAGCGTGTCGCGCTTCATCTTTTGAAGTTTCATCAAAAACATCATGCGCCTCATCGATCCCTGCCTTTTTAGCTTGGACTGCCGCCTGTCTTTTCCCAATGTTTGCTCCAATTTCGCCTTTCAGCATTTTTTCAAGATTTTCCTTAGTGCTCTCAGATATTTTTCCTGCGAGCTCCGCGTATCTTGCGCCATGCCATGCTTCATCCAATGCAATTGATTTGAGAACCTCTGCTATCTCAGGGAATCCTTCCCTTTGAGCTTGACGAGCCATCGCAAAGTAAAGACCCACCTCTGCTGTTTCACCCTTAAAGTTTCCCTCCACTGCCTGTTCTACTACTGTTCCCTTGGCAACGCCCAGTTTATTCAAATTTATGAGTTCAGTCATTTCACTACCTCATTCCTTTCTGAGAAGTGGTTTCTTATGGTAACATTTGAACCTTTATCTTGTTTAATTGAATAACTTGATTTAGTCCTAGGGTTTAGTTCGCGCGCGTCTATATTTTTTGGTCAGCCGATATGTAGATATTATTAACGCGCGCTACTAGCATAAACGTCAGTGTTGTCACTTTCTCCCGGTCACGCAATTTTCTGAAGCGTCATAACAACAGATTGCTTCTCGCGCGCGGAAGTAGGCAAACACCGGCTCTGAGATTGAACAAGGACTAGATTATGGCTTTTTTCTCCCAAGCAAAAGAGGGGCTACTATTCGGTCTTCATGACAGGATTACAGTTTTTCATGCCTTTGGATACCCATATTTTTTATCCAAACTGATCCCTTTTCATCTCCGACGACGATGTTGTACTTATGTGAAGAAGAGATTGCAGAGATACTGACCATGAGGGAAGCCATCGAGGCTGTCGAGAAGGCTTTCGGAGAATATGCTAGGGGCTCAGCCATAATGCCCTCTAGATCCACGATGATGCTGGACAAATACAATGGGAGCGTCTCCCTGATGCCATCATATCTTGAGGAGACAGGGGCCCTCGCTACAAAGATAATCTCCATATACCCTGAAAACCCCCGAAAGGGGCTGCCCACAACAATGGCTTCTATCGTCGTTAACGATCCCGAGACTGGGCGAATCAGCGCAATTCTCGATGGCACCTATCTTACCTCCATTAGGACCGGGGCGGTATCCGGTGTGGCCGCCAGATATCTGGCACCAAGGGATAGTAGGGTCGCAGCGGTTATCGGATGTGGGGCCCAAGGGATGACTCAGGCCTGGGCTATGGCTGAGACGTTCAATCTGGATCAGATCAGGATTTTTGATATATTCAAGGAGGGCATGGACAGGTTCGTTAATGAGATGGTGTCAAGACTAGGAGTAGATATCATCAAGGCTGGGAGTAGCAAAGAGGCAGTAAAGGGCGCTGATATAGTTCTCACTGCTACCACATCCAAAGAACCTGTAATCCAAAGGGCCTGGCTAGAGGACCGGGTCCATGTGGGTGCGTTTGGGAGCTTTTACCCTGACAGCCGAGAGCTGGACACGGCTACCATCGTGGAAGGTAAGGTAGTGGTGGATAGTATGGAGGCTATAATGGACGAGGCGGGGGACCTTCTCATCCCTATTTCTGAGGGGGCCATAACCGCTGATCATATCCACGCTGAGCTGGGGGCGGTCGTGAACGGGGAAAAGGAGGGGCGAACCAATAGTGACTCTCTGACGGTGTTTAAGAGTGTCGGCATCGCGATCCAGGACTCTTCAGTTGCCAGTCTAGTGCTGAGAAAGTACAAGGAGTCCCATTAAAACACAAGACTTGCTTTTTGTACAAAGATTCCTTTGACATCAGGGTTTGAAGAATCGTCTAAAATATGTTCAGATTGAGGAAGCCCTCTTCGATGAGGATAACGGTCAGTCTGTACGTAAAGCCGCCTCAACTGCTAAGGCAGCCATGAAACTCATTGAACTTGGTTTTCAATATGTATGTGACTTTGATAAAGTGAAGCAGTTCAGGAAGCGTATGTGAGGTTTAGTTGACCGGGAGAATTTACTGGTAGCCCGGGAGAGATTCGAACTCCCGTCTGGGGCTCCAGAGGCCCCCATCCT
Proteins encoded:
- a CDS encoding zinc metalloprotease HtpX; the protein is MNLIKLRLSMLGTLALIIGVSTIGMATLLAYSGGLNVYSLATMVILFNAAQWLLAPYLVNALYRVRKLDPIENPWLHSTFEDLSTRSGIKTPKLMISKMRIPNAFAYGSPLTGNHVAITEGLLTSLEGEEVEAVLAHELGHIKHRDVQVTMLISVLPSLFYIISRSTMFARYGKRDQKNGGGLALVGGLSMLLYLGLMLFNLRFSRLREYYADQHAAGIVSDGARKLTEGLAKITTSTARHRIFTPRTRGSSSFKTLFISDPDRAVKDVAELNSASIGRSDEELVANIASRKITGIARFAELFSTHPNIVKRIRALTN
- a CDS encoding arginine--tRNA ligase, which produces MENPLAKLREECQGLIEKAIIEVYPGTKLPKAKYSPPPDLEMGELSSPVCFQLARTLKLSPQEIAQGIVEKIDASLSGLIESAEAVGGYLNFKVDVGRFAGLVLGTIVEGDEEYGFVKTQEPIRVMVEHTSANPNAPLHIGNARNSILGDCIAEILRRQGHEVLAHFLVNDMGRQVAMTTYGWKLMGKPEPEGRAELWVGTIYASVNVINETIRLSGKIDEAERRGLVHELAKLQREQEEYRKAAEELRKRYPKVYDTLAEKLPKINDTNAEIVALNTAYENNEPTTTKDVRKVVGYCLKGFETSLGEIGIGFDSFDFESDLVWKKAADEVLDELKGTPYAFMDEGALIFDCDRIANDLCLKERWGLNSEHEIPRLVLIRSDGTTLYTLRDMAYHIWKFNLVDRDINVIGSEQRLAQLQLRIALAAMGRLKMGDNLRHYAYELVNLPGIKMSGRLGRYVVLSKIVEKAEKLAYEVVDVRSPHLSVEHKEEIARIVGHGAIKYTLLSIDPMKTVTFDWEKALNFETNSAPYIQYSHARACNILKKAGDWPKPDYKSLYARQEKELTLALARFPEVFIDAANELKPMNITAYVNDLSDKFNSFYAAHPVLKAENPGLVGARLMLVEATRITIRNSLQTLGIAPPERM
- a CDS encoding ferritin family protein, with the translated sequence MTELINLNKLGVAKGTVVEQAVEGNFKGETAEVGLYFAMARQAQREGFPEIAEVLKSIALDEAWHGARYAELAGKISESTKENLEKMLKGEIGANIGKRQAAVQAKKAGIDEAHDVFDETSKDEARHAEALRGLLARYF
- a CDS encoding ornithine cyclodeaminase family protein; this encodes MLYLCEEEIAEILTMREAIEAVEKAFGEYARGSAIMPSRSTMMLDKYNGSVSLMPSYLEETGALATKIISIYPENPRKGLPTTMASIVVNDPETGRISAILDGTYLTSIRTGAVSGVAARYLAPRDSRVAAVIGCGAQGMTQAWAMAETFNLDQIRIFDIFKEGMDRFVNEMVSRLGVDIIKAGSSKEAVKGADIVLTATTSKEPVIQRAWLEDRVHVGAFGSFYPDSRELDTATIVEGKVVVDSMEAIMDEAGDLLIPISEGAITADHIHAELGAVVNGEKEGRTNSDSLTVFKSVGIAIQDSSVASLVLRKYKESH